A genomic stretch from Frigoribacterium sp. PvP032 includes:
- a CDS encoding sensor histidine kinase KdpD, translated as MTARRGSLRRRVAVLVAGSVAVAVVLVAVLTWLVVSSQVRASLDTALDREATRVQRLVRVDADWTGEGSEECRYAAEPACVRLVETADEVGSGTGPLQTTEAALAVASGNQPRARWTAGPVRVVAVPTRPGEAALVGVPTRQADLALARTAVALTATGGVGVVLAGLLGWAAATVGLRPVRRLDEAVRRVRDSADPHDHVDLASTSRDDELGRLAVAVDSMLVELAAADDAQRAFVADASHELRTPLTTLRTNVQLLTADRPLRPGTRAALSAALGEELAAMTRTVDDLVELAGDDRPRAAELVLEDVVAAARAAAAATSRRAPGVQVLTDLPDAPAEVRVPAGRLGRLLDVVLDNAVKYGAGGAVELRVVSGPPGDGVVVTVSDRGVGIPADERDRVFDRFHRAPAARGLPGSGLGLAIAAQVVARAGGTIAAEGRADGEPGTTIRVVLRAG; from the coding sequence GTGACCGCGCGACGCGGTTCGCTCCGGCGCCGGGTCGCCGTCCTGGTCGCCGGGTCGGTGGCCGTCGCGGTCGTGCTCGTCGCCGTCCTGACCTGGCTCGTCGTCTCGAGCCAGGTCCGCGCCTCCCTCGACACGGCGCTCGACCGCGAGGCGACCCGCGTGCAGCGCCTGGTCCGGGTCGACGCCGACTGGACCGGCGAGGGCAGCGAGGAGTGTCGCTACGCGGCCGAGCCCGCGTGCGTCCGGCTGGTCGAGACTGCCGACGAGGTCGGCAGCGGCACGGGGCCCCTGCAGACGACGGAGGCGGCCCTCGCGGTCGCCAGCGGGAACCAGCCGCGCGCGCGCTGGACGGCGGGGCCGGTGCGGGTGGTGGCCGTCCCGACCCGGCCGGGCGAGGCCGCCCTCGTCGGCGTCCCGACGCGCCAGGCCGACCTGGCCCTCGCCCGGACGGCAGTCGCCCTCACGGCGACCGGCGGCGTCGGAGTCGTCCTCGCGGGCCTCCTCGGGTGGGCGGCCGCTACCGTCGGGCTGCGTCCGGTCCGGCGCCTCGACGAGGCCGTCCGCCGGGTGCGCGACAGCGCCGACCCGCACGACCACGTCGACCTCGCCTCGACCTCGCGGGACGACGAGCTCGGCCGGCTCGCCGTCGCCGTCGACTCGATGCTCGTCGAGCTCGCGGCCGCCGACGACGCGCAGCGCGCGTTCGTGGCGGACGCCTCCCACGAGCTCCGGACGCCGCTCACGACGCTCCGCACGAACGTGCAGCTGCTCACGGCCGACCGGCCGCTCCGGCCCGGGACGAGGGCCGCCCTGTCGGCGGCCCTCGGCGAGGAGCTGGCGGCGATGACGCGCACCGTGGACGACCTCGTGGAGCTCGCGGGCGACGACCGGCCGCGCGCCGCCGAGCTGGTCCTCGAGGACGTCGTGGCCGCCGCGCGGGCGGCTGCCGCCGCCACGTCCCGCCGTGCGCCGGGCGTGCAGGTGCTGACTGACCTGCCGGACGCGCCGGCGGAGGTGCGCGTGCCCGCGGGCAGGCTGGGGCGCCTCCTCGACGTCGTGCTCGACAACGCCGTCAAGTACGGGGCCGGGGGAGCCGTCGAGCTGCGCGTCGTCAGCGGGCCGCCGGGCGACGGCGTCGTCGTGACGGTGTCCGACCGGGGCGTGGGCATCCCCGCGGACGAGCGGGACCGCGTCTTCGACAGGTTCCATCGAGCACCGGCCGCGCGCGGGCTGCCGGGCTCGGGGCTCGGGCTCGCCATCGCGGCGCAGGTCGTCGCTCGGGCCGGTGGCACGATCGCGGCCGAGGGACGGGCGGACGGCGAGCCCGGCACGACGATCCGGGTGGTGCTCCGCGCGGGCTGA